GCGCCGGCTGGGGCAACGCGATGTATCATTTGTTCCTTTGCGACGAGTTCTCGGCGCAGCGCGCCCGCGAGATCGGCCTGGTGCAGGAGGTCGTGCCGGCAGGGCAGCAGGTCGACCGCGCCATGGCGCTCGCGGAGATCATTGCGCGCAACGCGCCGTTGGGCATCCAGGTTACCAAGGAAGCCGCTGCCAAATACATCGAAGGTGGCGAGGCGGCGGCGATCGCCTACATACCGAAGATCCGCGATCGCGTGCTGAATAGTGCCGACGCGAAGGAGGGCATCCAGTCTTTCGTTGAGCGTCGCGCCGCCGTCTTCCAGGGGCGCTGAAGCCCGCGCGCTAGCGATCGAGGCTTGCGAGGATCTCGAGCGTCGCACCATCGCGCTCGCCGGCGAAATAGCGGACGAGCGCCTGGCCGAAGATCGCCTCATCCGACACGGCTTCGAACAGCGTCATCGACGAGCGGAACTTGGCGTCGTCGGGCGCGCCGAGGATCGCGTTGATGCTGCGATCCTTCACCGCGAGCAGGAGGCCGGTGCATTCGATGAGGCGCGGCCCGAGCACGGGGTGGGCGAGGTAGGCCTCTGCCTCTGCCCGCGAGCCAATGGCATAGCGCTGCGACATGGCGCTGAAGCCGAGCCCCGCCACTTGCGGGAAGATGAACCACATCCAGTGGCTGCGCTTGCGTCCCGCCGAGAGCTCCCTGACGACCCCCGGATAGACGTCGTTCTGAGCCTGGACGAAGCGTTCGAGGTCAAAAGGATCGCTCATTAACTGCCTCCGGCTCCCGCCCCGGCCGCGATTATGCCTAACTTTTGGCTCCTGATGTGGTAGTTGGTATAGAGTCTCGATGGGGGTTGGGCACCCCCGGGGTTCGGGACGGGGTTGAGCGGGTCGATTTGGGGATCTGATGGTTTCCGACGCAGCACGGGCCGAGAAGCTCTTGTCGCGCCGCCGTATCGGGCGGGCGGAAACATTTTTGCTGTCGCTGGCCGCAATGGCGCTGTCGCTCGGGGCGGCTGCCTGGATCGCTTGTGGCAACGAGACCGCCTCGCTTGCCTCCGCCGCCTTGCCGCCCAACGGCCCAATGACCTCATTTGACGATCGATTCCAGCCCATTTCGCCGCCGCGCGAGACCGGTTTGCGTCCCATTGAGCGCTCGGCGGTGAGCATGCTCCAGCTCAAGCTCCGCGACGCCAAGGCGCTGCTCGCCCAGCAGCTCGTCAGTAACGACTGGCGATCGACCCTGACCGAGGACGACAAGCAGGTGGCCGAGGCGGCGCCGCCACCGCAGAAGCTCGACGTCCCGATGCCCCGGTCGCGCCCGCTCCAGGCCGACCTCGCCTCCCAGGTCGCCTCCAGCCAAGCCTTCGCCGATTCATTGCCGAAGAGCGACAACCGCAGCCTGCTGCAAAAGTTCTCCGACATCCTGCCGGGCAAGATCAGGCTGGCCTCGCTGACGCCCGACAGCGGCCTGTTCCGGCAGGGGCCGGACCTCGCCGCGCTCGGCTACGGTTCGCAGACCGCGGTCTACGACATCTCGGCGAAGGCGGTGTACCTGCCGAGCGGCGTGGCGCTCGAGGCGCATTCGGGCATGGGCGCCATGATGGACGATCCCAACCATGTCGACCAGCGCATGGTCGGCGCGACCCCGCCGGCGACCTACGAACTGAAGCCGCGCGAAAAGCTGTTCCATGGCGTGCCCGCTTTGCGCATGACACCGGTCGACGGGACCAGTGCCCTTGGCCGCGTCGGCTTGTTGACGCACAGCTACATGCTCGGACCGCGCGGCGACTCCAACGGATGCGTCTCGATCAAGTTCTACGATCGCTTCCGGAAGGCCTATGACGACGGCGAGATCAACCGCCTGGTCGTGGTGCCGAGCCTGAAGGGCGCCACGTCGGTGTCGCAGCGCGCATCGGCCTCGGACTCCTGAGTTGAGGTGAACAAACGGCGGGGGCTGCCGTTTTCCCTTCGTTAAGCCGTTTTCGTGCAGAAGCAGCCCATGAGCGATCCATCCAGTTCCGATACCCCGCTGCGCACGACGTTCAAGATCCGCCTGAACGGCAACACGCTGGCGATTGCGACCGTCGGCCAGGCCTATCAATTCCTCACCAACTACAATTCGATGGAGTGGATGGAATACCGCTCGCTGCACGAGGACGCCGTCGCCGCGCTCGAAGGCGCCGCCGACAACGCGATGCTTGCCGTGCAGGCGACGAACGCCGTGCGCGCGTTGTTCGTAAGCGCAAGGCTGCTCTGAACGAGCTTCTCCGCTTCGCAGATCGTTCTCGTCGTCGAGGCAGCAACCCCATCTGCATGACGATCGATGCCGCGTAGACCGCCTCAGCCCGGCACGTCGTGTGGACTGGCTCGAAATCGAAAAGGCGGTGCCCAACGCAGGATAGTGGCCGATCTCAGTGCGGGGCTTTCATCTGTGGTAGATAGGAGCTGCCTCGCGCCGAAAGACCCTCGCCGCGATAAACGGACCGCGCGCATAGCGAAAATTGAAGCGGCCTGTCGATCTTTTTGCACGACCCGCTGATAGCGCGCCGGCGCGCTCGGTACTGTGCTTCGTCGTAGCCCGGGAATCGACCGAGTGGTACCGTAGACCTCACCGGATACGCCGGTCTTTGTTGTCGAGGCATTGGGAATCGACGATCCCTAAAATCCTGCCGTTTGAGCAACACCTTCGCATGTGAAGTTCAGATCCGTGGCAGGCGGCGGGACGCATACGGACGAAGGTGGCTGACAAATCCGTGCGCTTCGCTCGATCGTTGTATATCGGTCCCGGGCTGTTGTGATGCGCCTGCAGAATCTCGCTTTTGATGATTGGCTGGAACACGCTTTTGGGCGCGAAGTTCGCTTTCAGCAAGCGCCTTGGTACTTCGATCCGGACTATGACTGGTGGGATCCGTCACCGATGGAAGCCCTGTCTCATCTCACTCGCCTGTTCGAGGATCCGGAGCCAGCATTACGGGGATTTGCGGACAGCCAGATCGCGCAAGGCTTAACCCAGCGGGTAACCCAAATCATAGACCGCTTTTGCGAGGCGCATGCCAACGCCGATCCCCGGCTGTTGGCCCATGCCCAATTGGCCCGCTGCGGATGCGTGTTGTGAAGCTCGAGCAATGTCTGCCAAGCATGCGGGATCGATCGAACTTCGGGCCGCAAGAGACGGATGTCTTTGGTCAGCAGCGGACGCCGCGAAGGGCGAGGCCCGGCGTCAGCACGGCGGTCATGCTTCAACTCGCGGCGGCGTAAGTGTCGGAAAATTAACTGCCCGTTAACCAAATCCGCCGCATCGTTAACCATTCAATAACAAGGACGAGTCGGCAGCCATGGAGGCAGCAGCAAGACCTCAACGCCAATTGGTGCGCTTGCGCGGCCGATCCTACGTCGCCTTCGTCTTCGTGCCGACGGTTCCGATCGTCGACTGGCTCCAGCAGATCGACGCCACGATGGCGCGGTCGCCGGGATTCTTTGCCGGCCGTCCCGTGGTGGTCGACCTGTCCTCGGTCGATCTCAGTCAGTCCGGCATCACACATCTGCTCGGAAGCCTCCAGGAGCGCAACATCCGCGTGCTCGGCCTCGAGGGGGTGGAGGAGGCGCGGCTGACGCCGAACATGCCCCCGCTGCTCTCGGGGGGACGGTCTTGCGGACTCGAGCCGAGCGTGCCGAAGAAGGCCGAGGTCACGAAGCAGCCGAGCTCGCTGCTGCTCGAAACCCCCGTGCGTTCGGGCCAGACCGTGATCTTCCCCGAGGGCGATGTGACGATCCTGGGCTCGGTCAGTTCCGGGGCCGAGGTCGTCGCGGGCGGATCCATCCACGTCTATGGCGCGCTGCGCGGGCGCGCCATGGCGGGTGTCAACGGACACTCATCCGCGCGTATCTATTGTCAGAAGATCGAGGCTGAACTGCTTGCAATTGACGGGTTTTACCAGACCGCGGACGACATCGACGCCGCCTTGCGCGGCAAGCCGGCCCAGGCCTGGCTGCAGGGGAATACCATGCGAATTACAGCACTGAACTGACCAGCAAAGGAGATATTTCAGATGAGTAAGGTACTGGTCGTGACATCAGGCAAGGGCGGGGTCGGCAAGACCACGACGACTGCAGCCTTGGGGGCGGCGCTGGCGCAGCGCGGCGACAAGGTCGTGGTCGTCGATTTCGACGTCGGCTTGCGCAACCTTGACCTCGTGATGGGCGCCGAGCGGCGCGTCGTGTTCGACCTCATCAACGTGGTGCAGGGGGTTGCAAAGCTCCCGCAGGCCCTGATCCGCGACAAGCGGCTCGAGAACCTCTGGCTGCTGCCGGCCTCCCAAACCCGCGACAAGGACGCGCTGACGGAGGAGGGCGTCCGCGCCGTCATCGCCGATTTGCGCAGCCGGTTCGACTGGGTGATCTGCGACAGCCCCGCCGGCATCGAGCGTGGCGCCTCCATGGCGATGCGCTTTGCCGACCAGGCGGTGATCGTCACGAACCCCGAGGTCTCCTCGGTTCGCGACTCCGACCGCATCATCGGCATGCTCGACTCCAAGACGGTGCGGGCCGAGAAGGGCGAGCAGGTCGAAAAACACATCCTGATCACGCGCTACGATCCCTCGCGTGCGTCGCGTGGCGAGATGCTGAATATCGACGACATCCTCGAGATACTCGCAACGCCGCTGTTGGGCATAATCCCGGAGAGCCAGGACGTGCTGAAGGCCTCCAACGTTGGTACGCCAGTGACGCTGTCCAATGCGGATGGTGCGCCAGCGCGGGCCTACATGGACGCGGCGAAGCGGTTGTGTGGCGAAAACATCCGGATGACCGTGCCTTCCGAGAAAAAAGGCTTCATGGATCGTCTCTTGAGACGGAGGGCAGCATGAGCATGGGTTTGCTCCGACTTCTGCGCGGCAACAAGGCGTCTGCTCCCGTCGCACGCGAACGGTTGCAGATCCTGCTTGCCCATGAACGTGGATTGCGCGGCCAGCCCGATCTGCTCGGCGTGCTGCGCGAGGAAATCCTCGCCGTCGTCTCGAAACACGTCAAGCTCGACCCGACCAAGGTGATCGTGCGGCTGGAGCGCGGCGACGAAGTCTCGACGCTCGAGGTGGACATTGAGGTGCCCAACGACATCGAGCGCAAGCGGGTGGCGGTCGGGTAGGGCCCGGTCGGGTTCGTCTGAAGCGCGATGAGATTGGGATACATCGCGCTTCAGGTGGTTGTTTGCGCATGATCTCCGCGCAAACGCGTTCCGCGTTTGTCGCGAGGGAAAGCCGCTTCAGACTTTTCCGGATCATGCTTGAGCTTGGGGTGGATGAGAAGGCAGTCCGCTGGCGACGGCGGACTGCCTTTGTTGCGTTCGCCGCCTGGAGGGAACCCGGCTTGCGCTCGACCGTTTGACAGGGGCTGCGGCGGCGTCAACGACGCGGCTGCGACGCGTTAACCGGGAGAGCGCCCATGATGTCCGAGATCCAGGTTCATACCATCGCGCGTCAGATGCTTGAGAAGCACGGCTTTGCCGCGATCGCTCAGGCCGCCCAGCAGGCGCAGGCCTGCGAGAGCCGCGGCGAAGCCGAGGAAGCAAAGGAATGGCGCCACATCGCGGACGCCATGAAGGTCATGAAGGGGCCGCACCAGAGCTGAGCTGGCGCGGCCGCCGCCTCAGTGCACCCCCGGCTCGGTGCCCGACGCCGGCGGCTTATGCTGCGTCTGTGCCTGGCTGCTGTGCTCGCCGGTCTCCTTGCAGGGAAGCTGGGTCCACGAACCGTCCGGCGCCTGCTGATACGCACTGCAGGTTGATGCGGCCGATTTCTCTTCGGTCTGCTGGCTGTTGGAATTCCTGGCGAGCACGGGCGCGGTCAACGCGCCTGCGAGCACGCCTACAAGCAGGATGTGGGCAGTCCGCATCGGGATCTCCTTGACGAAACCGACTGCATGCTTGCCAGGATTGTGACGATTGTTGGCCAAGGCCACCGGTTCATCGCGGCATGGCTAACGTTTGCGCGAACGCCTCACTGTCCGACGGGCTGAAGCGCGACGAGATTAGATCGTCATCGCGCTTTGGGTTGTTGTTTGCGCATGATCTCCGCGCAAGCGCGTTCCGCGTTTGTCGCGAGGGAAGACCGCTTCACACTTTCGCGGATCAAGCTTTAGATGGCTGCGCCGCGGGAGCCTTATTTGGTGTGAATGAGCCCGGCGAGGTTGGTCTTCTGGGCTTCGCACCAGCCGCTCATCCCGAGTCGCCGCTGGTCGAAATCGGTCGATTGGGTTGCAACCGCAACCTCGGCCATGAGGTCGTCGTCCTGCTTCTCGCCCATCTTGCCACCGGTGTGCATGAAGGCGATGGCCTTGCGCACTTTTTCGGTCGTGCCGTCGGGCAGCTGCATGTCCTGCGCTCTCTTCACCAGGTCCTGATAGACGAGATCGGTGCCGGGACATTCGACCTTGGCGGCGAAGGCCTGCAGGACCATCGTCACATAGACCGACCGCGGCTCTGCTTGGGCGGGTGCAGCAATCAGCATCAAGCCGGCGATCAACCAACCATAGCGCATTCCAATGTCCTCCCGTTTTTTGGAAGGCTAGTGCTGGGCGCCCGGTTGCGCAACGGGGGTGGAAGATCGCACGCGCTCATGCGGCCCGTCAGGTCGGGACGCCTCACACGGGAATGCCGCCCCGTCCTTGCGATGGCGAACGCGATGGCGATGCGCGACGACTAACCGTACCGCTGCCAGCTCGGAACGGGATCGAGTGGCGTCCGATAGACCTCGTTGTGATCGCGGTCGGTGACGCGCACGGCGCAACCCCTGTGCTGAAGATCAGGGTTCACCTGCGACAACTCGTTGGCCAGTTGTTCAGCGCGATCGGATGCGACCTCGAGGTCTTCGAGGATAATGCCGCCCTGGTTCTTGAACTCTTCACCAACCACGAGATCGAAGGAATAGTAAGGCATTCGAGGTCCCCAAGTGTTCACTACCAAGTCCTGACTACTCAAGTCCTGAATTCTCAAGTCCTGCGACAAGTCTCACGCCAGACATATTACCACTGAGTCGATCTCTCCCGAACGAGGCGTTCGCGCAATCTCTGTGCGTATGACGCAAAAATCATGTGCGGCGCGCGAGGCCGTTAAGATTTTATTAAATATGCGCGCGTCATGCTTGCCCCATGGAATTGCAACAGAACCGGGCTCCGGGAACCGGCAGTTGCAAGAGAAGGCCGGCGGCATAGATCCCGACGGCCTTTTCTCTTTGCGGGCACAGCACGAATCTTCGCTACCGTAGTCGCCCGGACTCAACGCCTCACCACGACTCGGACAGCGTCACCTGTGCTTCGGCGTGGGCCAGCGCACGAGCGAGACGAGCGCGTAGAACAGGATCGCAAGCGGCGCGAACAGCACCGGCATCCCGAACAGCGTCATGACGTTGGCGACGAAGTTGTCCGAAGCCTGCGGACCTGCGACCGTTGAAATGATCCAGCCTGCTGGTCCGATCAGTGCGAATGGCCCGAGGCTAGTGCACCGGCATCGGCGGTCGCACCACCGGTCCGTCGTCATCGGCGATCTGCGAAGTGGAAGCAGGCGGTGGCGGCGGCGGAACGGCGGCAGCTTGCGGCGGAGGCGCAATCGGCACCGGCGCGTAAGTCGGTGCATAGGCCGGGGTCGCGGCCACGGGCCTGGGTTTGCGTACTGGCGGCGCCGGCGACCGCGGCGGCAGAGCCGAAAGCCTCGCGCGCGGATCGGCAATCCTGGCCTCAGCCTGCTTCGCCGGTGCGGCCTTCGCGATCTCGCGTGCCATCTGTTCCTGGCTCGCTTTCAGTTCGGCGATGTTGGCCTTGAGCTGCTCGATCTGCTGCGTCATGGCGGCGAGATCGCGCGTCATCGACTGGAGCGACTGCGCCGCGTCGGGCGCTGTCGTCTGTGAGCTCGTGTCGCCATTGTCCTGCGCTTGAGCTGGAGTTGCCGGTTGCTCGGCGGGTTGATCAGCCGCAGCCGCTTGCTGCTCGGTTGACGAAGAAGCCTGCTCCGTCGCCGGCGGTGTTGCTTGCGACGGCGAACCGACCAGCGTCGGCATCCATGCAGCGACCATTGCTTTCGCCGTATCGCCGTGAGTCTGCCAGGCGACGGTCGCGGCGGCGCTGCCTGCGGC
This genomic interval from Bradyrhizobium sp. CB82 contains the following:
- the minC gene encoding septum site-determining protein MinC, with the translated sequence MEAAARPQRQLVRLRGRSYVAFVFVPTVPIVDWLQQIDATMARSPGFFAGRPVVVDLSSVDLSQSGITHLLGSLQERNIRVLGLEGVEEARLTPNMPPLLSGGRSCGLEPSVPKKAEVTKQPSSLLLETPVRSGQTVIFPEGDVTILGSVSSGAEVVAGGSIHVYGALRGRAMAGVNGHSSARIYCQKIEAELLAIDGFYQTADDIDAALRGKPAQAWLQGNTMRITALN
- a CDS encoding DUF2778 domain-containing protein, producing MVSDAARAEKLLSRRRIGRAETFLLSLAAMALSLGAAAWIACGNETASLASAALPPNGPMTSFDDRFQPISPPRETGLRPIERSAVSMLQLKLRDAKALLAQQLVSNDWRSTLTEDDKQVAEAAPPPQKLDVPMPRSRPLQADLASQVASSQAFADSLPKSDNRSLLQKFSDILPGKIRLASLTPDSGLFRQGPDLAALGYGSQTAVYDISAKAVYLPSGVALEAHSGMGAMMDDPNHVDQRMVGATPPATYELKPREKLFHGVPALRMTPVDGTSALGRVGLLTHSYMLGPRGDSNGCVSIKFYDRFRKAYDDGEINRLVVVPSLKGATSVSQRASASDS
- a CDS encoding DUF1810 domain-containing protein, which encodes MSDPFDLERFVQAQNDVYPGVVRELSAGRKRSHWMWFIFPQVAGLGFSAMSQRYAIGSRAEAEAYLAHPVLGPRLIECTGLLLAVKDRSINAILGAPDDAKFRSSMTLFEAVSDEAIFGQALVRYFAGERDGATLEILASLDR
- the minE gene encoding cell division topological specificity factor MinE — protein: MSMGLLRLLRGNKASAPVARERLQILLAHERGLRGQPDLLGVLREEILAVVSKHVKLDPTKVIVRLERGDEVSTLEVDIEVPNDIERKRVAVG
- the minD gene encoding septum site-determining protein MinD; amino-acid sequence: MSKVLVVTSGKGGVGKTTTTAALGAALAQRGDKVVVVDFDVGLRNLDLVMGAERRVVFDLINVVQGVAKLPQALIRDKRLENLWLLPASQTRDKDALTEEGVRAVIADLRSRFDWVICDSPAGIERGASMAMRFADQAVIVTNPEVSSVRDSDRIIGMLDSKTVRAEKGEQVEKHILITRYDPSRASRGEMLNIDDILEILATPLLGIIPESQDVLKASNVGTPVTLSNADGAPARAYMDAAKRLCGENIRMTVPSEKKGFMDRLLRRRAA